AAACTTGGATGGTAAGCCGGTTGTGATTGTACTGCCTAGCCGTAACGATCCTCAGCCGACGACTGTACCACAAACAATCCTGGCAATTGCCTTGCTCGTCGCCACGATTGCTACGTGTCTTGAAGCTGGGGGCATCTTGCTAGGGTTTGATTTCTTTACAAACTGGCAACGATTTTCAGAACCTTTACCAATTGCAGCGGGTATTTTAGCCGTTTTACTAACGCATGAACTCGGTCATCGCTTGATCGCACGGCGTTATCAAGTACGTCTTAGCCCACCCTTTTTTCTGCCAACTTTACAAATTGGTGCTTTCGGTGCGATTACTCGTTTTCAGTCAATATTACCCAACCGGAAAGTTTTATTCGATGTCGCTTTCGCCGGACCTGCATTTGGCGGTGTTTTATCTTTCGTTATCTTGATCCTTGGCTTATTACTTTCTCGCCCTGAAAGCTTATTTCAAGTACCAACCGAGTTTTTTCAAGGGTCGATTTTAGTAGGAACAATTGCTCGTGTCATTTTAGGTTCGGCGCTGCAACAAAACATTGTTGCGGTTCACCCACTCACGGTGATTGGTTGGTTAGGTTTAGTCATTACAGCACTAAATTTAATGCCAGCAGGACAATTAGATGGCGGGCGGATTGTGCAAGCAATCTACGGGCGCAAAACCGCTGGACGTGCCACAATCGCAACCTTAATTGTGCTGGCGATCGCCTCATTTGCTAATCCGCTAGCTTTATATTGGGCAGTTGTGATTGTCTTTTTGCAACGCGACTTAGAACGCCCCAGCCAAAATGAACTCAGCGAACCCGACGACGCCCGCGCGGCTTTGGGATTACTCGCTTTATTTTTAATGGTTGCAACCCTCTTACCACTTACTCCTGCGTTAGCAGGACGTTTGGGGATCGGTGGATGAGAGAATGAACAGAGCAAAGCAAGCAGAGGGAAAATCAATTAAAACTAATCACTGTTACTAGCCACTCTTCCACCCTTTGTAAATATTTGGTCGCGCTGCTGCTGCTGAAAAAATTCTTTGAAAGACGGATTGGCGATCGCTTGACTTCTCCTGCGAAAGGTTCCACAAAGTTTCGTAGAAGAAAAAGGAAACTCCTGCAAATTTGCGCTGGCGGACTGCTGCTACTTGTTCTTGAATCTGTTGAATTGGCACATGGCGGTTTTTTAGCCCGCTTAAAATTCCAATACTGACTGGAATATGACGTTTTGCTGCAACAACTTCAGGATACTGCAATTCGCTGATGAATACGTTGATGTCGTTGCGATAGACTTGCAAAATTAATTCTTCGACGAAGCCTTTACGCTCCCACTTTTCCCAATCGGCTAAAAATAAGTCGTAGGAAAAGCGTTGCGGATTTGGCGAGACAGATATTAAGCAATTTGGCTTTCTAGCTTTGACAGCATGAAAAACTTGTTGCATATACGCTGTAATCTTATCAGCACGCCAGCGTACCCATGCTGCATCTTGGGGATCGCTTGGTGGACGTTGACCCTGGTGTTCTTTTTGATAAAGCGCTATGGTGTAGGCATCGTACCCGAACTCGGACGGTAAGCCGAAGTGATCGTCAAATTGAATACCGTTTACATCATAATTGCTAACAATTTCGACAATGAGATCTAATATAAATCGCTGTACATCAGGACGGAAGGGATTTAGCCATACACGTTCGTGCGTTCCCTCTTGCCAAATTTTGCTACCGTCACGGCGAGTTGTCAGCCATTGCGGATAACGTTGAGCAAGCAGTGAATCCGCCGGTGCCATAAAGCCAAACTCAAACCAAGGAATGACTGCCATTTTTTTCTGATGTGCTTGTCGCACAATTTCGTTTAAGATATCGCGCTGTCGTAGCCCTGGGGTGGGATCGAGCGATCGCCCAATTACGCGTTGTGCGACTCGGCTAGGGTAAAGCGTATAGCCCCAATTCCAAACTGTCGGATAAATTGTATTGAAGTTGAGTTGATGTAAGCGGGCGATCGCTTGCGTAAGGCGATCGCGATTAAATAAAACATCACTATCTATATTTGTTAACCATACACCCCTTAACTCTGGTGCTGAAGTGCGAGCGCTAGCAATGGTTGTTTGGTGCGATAGTGGCGTAAGTACTAAAGTTATAGCCAGGCTCACCGCACAGATTAAGAGCAGTAGATACTGCGATCGGTGCAATTTAAGCATTTTAAATCAGTACCAATGATAGGCTAATCTGTTCAAACTCTGAAGTATACAGGGATTAGCTCCTCAAAAATATTAAGTTCGCGTGCTGGTTATTTGCGAGGCAGGCTAGTTCGCCAAAATTTAACAAACATAATGCGTCTTCACTAAGTTTTGTTAAGGCTTAAATTTGCTAAGTACAGAATTATCTTTTTACAAACTTAATTCTTCTACTTTTTCTAACTCTGCTTTATATTTCTTAATACTAAAGTTTTAGCAGTATTTGTTTCACACGAAGAACTGAACATAGTAAATTAGCCAAAAGTCATAAATACAGCAATCATCTCCAACGCTGTGTTGTTTGTCGAGCCTCTTAACCACAAGCACATTATCTCGATAGTAGTACGACTCAAAAGTAATTCTCTATACACTAAAGTAGAGTAAATCTTTTAAATTTTATTTTTTTATAACCTAAGTTCAGCAAAATTAGGTAGTATAGTTTTGTAGCTTTAGTTGAACATTTTTTTCTATCAGCAGATTAATCTTATATTTTTCTTTACGAAAAGTATTACTTAGCTTCATCAAATCTTTAACAACAACTTCATCAAAAATTTAAGTACCGTCCGAGAACTTGCCGCATAAATACATACACTAGTGCTGAGAGGTTCATAGACCTTTTAAAATTAAGTTGTATGATAAAAAACTTAATTTTAGAGTCGAGCTAATCAGGAAAATATGATGAAAACCGTAGCTAATATGCAAACAGAAGCAATTGCTGATACGAAGCAATGGATGACTTTGAGCAAGGATAAAGCGCGACATTTTGTTCCGTATAAGTGCTGTTATTTGACCAGAATTGAGGCAAATTTCGTACTCGGATAAAAAAAAGATTTTGCAATTCTTTTAATTTTGTATAAGAGAATACAGTTTTTTTTGAGTTGGTATGTACATACTGTAATTGCACCTGAAGAACACCGAACATTTCAGTATATTTCCTGCCTACAGAAAAGCTAAGCGCTAAATAATAACTACTTTCTCCAGTGTTTTACGCTGCGGGTTGTTCAAGAAGACACCATATGAGTGCACTTAAGCAACCTAAGTTAAGAGGATAGATCTGTATTAATTCAAAGCGTTCTATACCTCGTTATAACAGTGCTTGACGCGTTGCAAGTTATTGAAAATAATGCAAAAGTTGATTCAGTACTGACTCAACTAATTAGTAAGAGCGATCGCTAGTAGAATTTACAACAGCGTATTTGGAAGAGGAATTAAGAATACGCGTTTAATAAAAACAACTTTATAGTTGGATTATTATTTTTGTGCCTATTTGAATTAAGCGCGTACGTTTTATTTCTTCGCTTGAGGATTATATATGTTTTTAATATAGAAATAATTTGTAATGTTTCGATAAACGTAGAACTCTATTTTTGGTTACCAAAGTTCGTACTTAGGATATGACAATCAAGCAACTAATTAAAGAGATTAATTTATTTAGTTTCTGGAAAATCTTTACCTAGTTTTGAAGTATTCTAAAGCACAAGTTAATTAAAAACGTGCGTTATCGCGGAGTGTCTATAAGGTGGTGTGAATTTCGTGTTTAACTTGCAGTGTAAGGATCAATTCTTCTAGAGCAGTAATTTTTGTGAGAGGTTTCTAATGCCTGGCAAACGTAGTAGTCGTAAAAATGTAACACGCTTTTTTTGCCCTTATTGCGAGCAGCGATTGTGGCGTAGAGGTGGAGAGAAATATCACTTATTTTATACAGGAGCATTAGAGATCCAACAAAATGTAAGTATGCCCCGCCAGAGCGCAGTGATGTTAGCAGCAAAAGGCGTGTATGTTGATAATAATGTTTGGATTGAAGAGTTTACGTGTGGTCAACACGGTAAAATGTGGTTGAAAGTTTGTCGGAAAGAAGATGGAAGAACGGTGACTTCGCTAGCAACTCATAAAGACTGGAAAAGAACAAGTCGTACAATTCATCCTGAAACTCCTAACCCCTCGGTAAGCGAGTTTACTTACCGCATGAGTCGTCAGACTTCGACAAAACTTATCTACCATAAAGAATAATTTGGCACTTTGCAAAAAATATCTACTACTACAGAGCTTAGCTAAATCTTCTGATTTTTTCTGCCTATAGCTTTGGTGAATGATGTAATTGATACATTTTATGCGCGTTGTGAAACCATTCATAAAGCGAAGTCAAGCGATTTTGATGTAATGCCAAGCTTGCACTACTAAGATTGTAGTTATATGCTATCTCATCTAAAAAAGCCTGTGTGGCATGTAAACAAAGATGCGCAGTATCTCGTAAACGGGTAAAATTAATACTTAATTCTGGACTACTAGGATGCGAATGAGAAAAGTAAGAATAATTAAGTTGCAGATCTAACCAGCTTGCTGGTATGACTCTCAAGCTGAGTTGCCTGGCAGGACTACATATAAAGTTAAGCCCTAACACAGCTGCGCGCTTAGAAGTGGTATCCGCCTCAGGAGAACCCCATTTTATTTTGGGTTTTGAACTTGAAGAATATCGAGTAGGATACTCTTTATGCGTAGCAATAAACACCTCTAATTTTTCTTTTAGCTTTATTAACTCTAGACTTTTAGGAGACTCTTTCAGTTCCTCATTAATGTTAACCAGTAAACTGCAAGCTTGCTCAATCGAAGTAGAAATGTATTCATAGAAAAGAGCAGGTTCTGCTTCCTCGAGCAAATACATTAACGTAATAGTAGCATCACATAACTGCTCTACTAAAAAATTAACTCCTACCTGATCTTGTTGGTATATTTCTAATAAAACGTAGGAATAATAGTGGCTACACATTTTGGTATACAAGCCTAGAATAGCCAAGTTGAAAGGCTCATCCGCAAATTCTTTAATAGCTTTAACCGCTGATTTGATTTGTTCCAAATACTGATGTAGGGTTTGTGCAGTTTTGAGAAAGGCATCAGCAAAGGCTTGCTCAGAACTTTCAAGCGAGTCTAAGTTCGGCAAATAAAATTGAACTTGATTAGACGGCAGTTTTGTATTCATCAAAGCCACAGATCAGCTACTTTACATTTTGTGTAGCACACGTCAAAGATGATAGAGTCGAGAGAATGTCCCGCCTTTGACCAAAATCACACCTTATAGCTAACAAACATCACATTAAGCACAAATCTTAGAGATTTAATTGGTCAAAGTGTAGCTTACAGATGTGAAATTTGAGATGTACAACACTCACCAGAGATATGGTTCTCTAAAAAAAATCTACTTGTATTTACATCTTACCTAAGATAGGAACGAAAATAGAACTCAGCCCGTCCTACCTTCTACGATCAATCACTCCTGCCCTCCCCAACGTCTACCAAAAGATAGGAATTACATTGAGTTACAACCTTTTTGAAATCCAAAGGTTTAGATACCAAGTTTTTCATTACAATATACCAATAATAATCATTCCTAATCTGAAGCATAATTTCACTAAGTATTGAAACCTAACCTAAGTAGGTAGAAATTCAACAGAATACAATTACCGTAGATTTGCCTATTAATTCGTTTCCGTGTTTTCTTTCTTAATAAATAAGATAGGCAATTTAAATGTCCAAGAGCTTATCACTAGACGAAATCTTCGTCAAACGGAAATATAATGACTTATTTCTGGAAATTTAGGTAAAAGTCAGGATTTTGTAGCGTAGAATACAGCATAAACGTTTTTATTTATATATAATTATGTCTCATAAATTAAGTTTTCAAGGTAACACACATTAACATAACTTAAAATTGCCAGCGGAGTACCTTCGCTGTAGTCTGCTAAAGAAGACACCGAGAGTGCACTTGAGCAGCCTAAGGAGAGGGGAAGAGTATGCCTTTTTGAGGTGAAGCTTGTGTTTGCGAAATAATACTTTCTCTGGACAACTGCAAGCTTTTTAGCAGTAATGCAGAGAATAAAAAATTAAATTAGACAACTATAGCTCTTTATCAACAGCTCATATTCTCTAGTATTAGAGGTTATGGGTTGCTTTTTTTTTACATAAGTTGCCGCGTTGATTTCTGGCGGCTTCCCGCTGGTGTATTAACAAAGACAACGATAGGAACCCTTTTTTCATGTATATAGATGTGTCAAACAAACAGAAGCAGTGGATTACGTTCAAAGTTTCAGAAATGGAAATGAGCGCACTTGAAGCTTATTGCCAGCGAACCGAAAGAACCAAGACCGATGTTTTGCGAGAATTAATCCGTAAGTTGCCAACTTATACAAATTCATCTAATCCTCGCAATTCTTTTAATAGTCAGTAAGTAGTTTCTTAATGGCATTGCGGTACTAGCGCAGCAAGATTTGTCATTACTTATTGCTTTAACACATCAATCCACAAACTCATTTTCCACAGGATTGCGCGAAGCGATGTTTGCATTCGCTTACCGCCTGATCAAAACAGCCTGCTTCAACTTTCGCTAATTGCGGGTAAGACAATGACTCAAGTACTTCAACAGCAATCAACACCTTCTAGCATTGAAAAGACACCACTAGTTAGTGTCATTATTAATAATTACAACTACGGTCGGTTCTTGACTCAAGCCATTGAAAGTGTTTTAAACCAGAGTTACTCAAACTGGGAATTGATCGTTGTTGATGATGGGTCAACAGACAATTCTCGCGAAATTATTGAAGCTTACAAAGAGAAACTGATACCGATCTTGCAAAAGAATGCAGGACAAGGAGAGGCTATTAATACAGGAATTGCACACGCTCAAGGCGAAATTATCAGTTTTTTAGATGCAGACGACTACTTTGCGCGCGACAAACTAGAAAAAATCGTAGCAGGGTTTTGCGAGCATCCGGAATGGGTACAAATTTCTCATTGCTGGATTTCAGTCAACAGTGAAGGTCAAACTGTTGGTCGAGGCTCGACGATCTTGAGTCAAGGAGATGTACGCAATCTACTATTACGCTGGGGCAGATATGCAATGGGAATTACATCAGGACTTGCATATCGTCGTGCAGTTTTACAAAAAGTTTTGCCTATTCCCACGAGAAAAGCGGCTGCTGCTGATACATATTTAACAGTAGCTGTTCCTTTTTATGGTGAAGTAGGGTGCATTAATGAACCGCTAATGTTTTATCGCATTCATGGTAGTAACAAACAAGCGCATAACGACAACGTACCCTATCTAATTCAAGAGCGCGAGGATACCGCAACTTTTATCAATCAAGCCTCTGCCAAGGTGGGATTAGCCGAGCGATTTGATCTTCTCAAAGACGTCGATTATCGCAGTCTCACAGCACTACAACAGGGTGGCGTACCTTTAACAGAAGCGATAGAAATTCTTTGGTTGTCATTGAGAGAAAGCATTGCAATTGGCAGAAGTGCAAGAGATACTCTCGAAAGGGTATTGCGGCGTGGAATTTGCACACTGTTTCCTTCCGAAGGTAGGGCTGTTCTTCGTTTAGGACTGCGTGGCTACTTGCGTTTCAAGTTATTCGGTCAATAGCTGAGAAAGAATATGAACCACTTAGTCAATATTATCCGCAGACACTGGTTACCTTTGTTGCTGTTGAACGGTGTCGTAGTTGCCGCCACACTCTATGCAATTATTCACACTAAAACAACTGTTTCTCCAGTGTGGAAGGCTAATGCGGAATTAAATCTTCCTCAACCGTCTAATAGATTAGATGCTAGTTTAGGAACTTTAGGTCAATTGCAGAATACAGGTTTTGGTTTCTCTAGAGAAGTTAATCCTTTGCAAATTCAGCTGTCTATTCTAACTAGCGACACGGTAATGGAGCGAGTATTGGCAGTTGATCCAGAAAAAAATGCGTATTTAAGGTTAAGTGACTACAAAGCCTTATTTACTGCGACTCCCCAGCAGCAGTCAACAATTATTGCAGTAGAAGCTCGAGCTTCTAGTCCAGACATAGCGTACAAACGCTTAAATAATTTAATCAACATCTATCAGCTACGTCTGAATGAATTACGCCGTCAGGACACGAATGTTCGCGAGGAGTTTTCTCAAGAGGATTTAAAAAGAGCGCAGCAGCAGTTAGCTGAGTCTCAGGTTGCTTTAGCCAACTTTCAACAGCAGACAGGGCTAACCGATATTGTGGAACAAACGCGATCGCTCATCGGACAGATCAGCAATCTCAGAACAACTTATGCAACGGTTTTAGCGCAAGCTGGGGCAAATCAAACGCAAGCGAATGTAGCGTCGCAACGTTTGGGTATGTCCCCACAACAAGCAATGAATTCGCTGCGCTTAGGTGAAAATAAAGAGTATCAAGCGACTCGTCAGAAATTATCTGAGGTTGAAACGGCTTTAGCGGAAGCTCGCAGCCGATATACTGACGAGAGTCCACAAGTACAATCGCTGCTATCGAGCCGCCAAGAGCTACAGCAGATCATGAATCAACAGATCGCGACAGCTGTACCAGGAGCAAGTGCGAATGACATCGATTTGACGTTAGGTGGCAATGGCGGCAGAGACAGTCGCATCGAGATGATTTCACAGCTAATCACTGCGCAGAACTCAGCTTCTGGCTTGCAGCAACAAGCGAACTTGATTGCGAATGAAATCAATAGACTCAATACAGAGTTGAATAATATTACGAGAAATCGCGGTCAATTGTTAGATCTACAGCGTCGGTATGAAATAGCTGAGGGAATTTACAAAAGTATCACGGCTCAAATTGAGCAAGCCAAAACGAATCCTTTCAATGTTTATCCCAATATTCAAACACTAGATGCACCAAGTGTCGATCCCAAACCGGAAGAACCTAGCAGCAGACTCGCTGCACTAGGTGGTATCCTTGCCGCGCTGTTTGGCAGCATAAGCTTAATCCTCTTTTTAGAAAATCGCAATCCAATGCTCAAGCCAGAAGATCTACAGCAGGTGGAATTTCCCATCCTGGGTCGCATTTCGCGTCTCAGACCTCTAGACATGGAAAGATCTTTGTCAGCAGAGGTGCCTATCGAGTTGCAGAGGCTGGCTTCAGCTGTATTGATGCTAGAACACCAACGCTTACTGATCACTAGCTCTACTGCTGGAGAAGGTAAAACAACTGTTACCTTAGGACTTGCATTAGCATTGGTTAACTGTGGCTTCCGAGTACTGATTGTTGATGGCGACCTT
This Chroogloeocystis siderophila 5.2 s.c.1 DNA region includes the following protein-coding sequences:
- a CDS encoding site-2 protease family protein; the protein is MSITSETSIVGLIVLAAFMILGWGFYRARPYGKLGIIAWLQSVVLMAPWLLFFGSFAAGIYINIVGILFLLVASAAVYIFLGRQLRAAGQDAILRSRATERLANATQANTQTEETTLPAQLQPEVVPIADADLTAIRSIFGVDTFFATETIPYQEGIIFRGNLRGEPEAVFQKLNSNLQQQLGDRYRLFLVENLDGKPVVIVLPSRNDPQPTTVPQTILAIALLVATIATCLEAGGILLGFDFFTNWQRFSEPLPIAAGILAVLLTHELGHRLIARRYQVRLSPPFFLPTLQIGAFGAITRFQSILPNRKVLFDVAFAGPAFGGVLSFVILILGLLLSRPESLFQVPTEFFQGSILVGTIARVILGSALQQNIVAVHPLTVIGWLGLVITALNLMPAGQLDGGRIVQAIYGRKTAGRATIATLIVLAIASFANPLALYWAVVIVFLQRDLERPSQNELSEPDDARAALGLLALFLMVATLLPLTPALAGRLGIGG
- a CDS encoding glycoside hydrolase family 10 protein, with the protein product MLKLHRSQYLLLLICAVSLAITLVLTPLSHQTTIASARTSAPELRGVWLTNIDSDVLFNRDRLTQAIARLHQLNFNTIYPTVWNWGYTLYPSRVAQRVIGRSLDPTPGLRQRDILNEIVRQAHQKKMAVIPWFEFGFMAPADSLLAQRYPQWLTTRRDGSKIWQEGTHERVWLNPFRPDVQRFILDLIVEIVSNYDVNGIQFDDHFGLPSEFGYDAYTIALYQKEHQGQRPPSDPQDAAWVRWRADKITAYMQQVFHAVKARKPNCLISVSPNPQRFSYDLFLADWEKWERKGFVEELILQVYRNDINVFISELQYPEVVAAKRHIPVSIGILSGLKNRHVPIQQIQEQVAAVRQRKFAGVSFFFYETLWNLSQEKSSDRQSVFQRIFSAAAARPNIYKGWKSG
- a CDS encoding glycosyltransferase family 2 protein, encoding MTQVLQQQSTPSSIEKTPLVSVIINNYNYGRFLTQAIESVLNQSYSNWELIVVDDGSTDNSREIIEAYKEKLIPILQKNAGQGEAINTGIAHAQGEIISFLDADDYFARDKLEKIVAGFCEHPEWVQISHCWISVNSEGQTVGRGSTILSQGDVRNLLLRWGRYAMGITSGLAYRRAVLQKVLPIPTRKAAAADTYLTVAVPFYGEVGCINEPLMFYRIHGSNKQAHNDNVPYLIQEREDTATFINQASAKVGLAERFDLLKDVDYRSLTALQQGGVPLTEAIEILWLSLRESIAIGRSARDTLERVLRRGICTLFPSEGRAVLRLGLRGYLRFKLFGQ
- a CDS encoding GumC family protein; the encoded protein is MNHLVNIIRRHWLPLLLLNGVVVAATLYAIIHTKTTVSPVWKANAELNLPQPSNRLDASLGTLGQLQNTGFGFSREVNPLQIQLSILTSDTVMERVLAVDPEKNAYLRLSDYKALFTATPQQQSTIIAVEARASSPDIAYKRLNNLINIYQLRLNELRRQDTNVREEFSQEDLKRAQQQLAESQVALANFQQQTGLTDIVEQTRSLIGQISNLRTTYATVLAQAGANQTQANVASQRLGMSPQQAMNSLRLGENKEYQATRQKLSEVETALAEARSRYTDESPQVQSLLSSRQELQQIMNQQIATAVPGASANDIDLTLGGNGGRDSRIEMISQLITAQNSASGLQQQANLIANEINRLNTELNNITRNRGQLLDLQRRYEIAEGIYKSITAQIEQAKTNPFNVYPNIQTLDAPSVDPKPEEPSSRLAALGGILAALFGSISLILFLENRNPMLKPEDLQQVEFPILGRISRLRPLDMERSLSAEVPIELQRLASAVLMLEHQRLLITSSTAGEGKTTVTLGLALALVNCGFRVLIVDGDLKQAELSRRLGHPKANTEDRHAPVSISLGLDLLPAPAVPSEKIAEFFARGSFAQNLNHIQTSGGYDYVLVDSPPLGLASETNLMSAVVQNVLFVVRAGKSDRYSVLDSFEQLSRHNAHIMGLVVNCVESSATGYRYGRQRELIMETEA